A genomic region of Paramormyrops kingsleyae isolate MSU_618 chromosome 19, PKINGS_0.4, whole genome shotgun sequence contains the following coding sequences:
- the ak9 gene encoding adenylate kinase 9 isoform X1, giving the protein MCSSVHADGRDAAPFTDGLMEDEAERDLLRSKPACFIIVGNPGVGKSTLARKIAQVWNCVLIDDTELLAYHINNFTEQGLKFRDILNTGGVIPEETVFQLIMERLTSPEVEHHGYVLSCLPSISEDYLKIPEQIEMIKNIKFPPDFIINIKCADRDLIQRLSGLRQHPETGAIYPREQWDVVKKEMGRRQERDEMEDLGEEEEEEDNLAEKDGEEMEKRDLPEDVITQLVQLVEDFPEDVYKKIRLYKDTVLRPLEDYMVSHDPLYLFELDGNDSSEDLFLSVVSRLESMAARRAPAPVQLLQEEEEEEMPQTGVDTDKLLRDLSACKPVAPGLRWRRSRWGCFCPVALREGTILQGNPKFAVGFLDKMYVLSSSEALQKFRVNPRPYLLPPMPRPPCKVAVIGPPSVGKSTLCGLIASHYGAAVVDVEALVRPTLTRARDSMLEKVRAEATPVAIERVKARLKTEIIHVTDKARWKTEEEDELDENEADLTEKMDSCGVEVTERHPEVEALVMEALKEAERDASSPRLDVYGEILTEHIKEIQSTNSEGQIKKGWVLDNYPRNQNQLAALQDLEIRPDTIICLGDGSEDAGTLLRRIYEAHRDEVDAAILRRMEEKLRLEEQEAQEATQPRDGSEEELQLTDSHSGLESVPEESQELKLPQVWENDYPDSPEMDNFRVGVKQFMLEWAAMESSVMGSCAVLDIREKTPEDSLREAVAIMERPFQYVAWEVTSVDLDEEEEDAQAMADTRKADVLEGEPETEEGTSSPKRIMGDTLHFCPVVLKERGTLFPCADDYAVKYREKTYYFSSTDAKDKFLQSPELYVSQHHRLQAPALRIFLLGVRGSGKTSQTKWLAKRLSIFHIRFRERLQELIVGKTGERVPYADEMEPAEEWVADLELEAAQGTGEFHGQVENSKSHAQVVLTEEEEAIRCCLSDGVPLPAEILDTILPQWWEQEPYKSTGFILEGFPQSLEDVQYLMDRCLLPDAAVVMEVETADVLRRLLPQRVGRWRERRTRKLEQQRKVTELRLRAREEAMARRRTEIIAERAAGQLAAKMDDENHSDEDLEEVEADEELESRVEAMLLDEFPPEEEGEDEEEETEASTKERLEMEIGDCFETDHTNLQKIMEALTDVQIPQITVRAGRTPQMVRRQLHDKLGALLEKREALFEMCQPLSCSLAHRMLRLSYKFYSGFGYWDPVKLSEGDLIQPARGPLDPSFPVLFHQFIYFFASKETRGKFMFNPIKYLRQPKPRPPLPIKMAITGPPKSGKSTVARKFASEFGIQRLSIGDAMRSVLTKRRQTELAAHMLSYLHQGLAVPDKLAIQCLEVALMNLVCSTRGFILDGFPVTKGQADLMESRGIVPYRVAELQVDAQESLRRGLVDQGKTPRPSVMHDSPQALSVRSSCFRREVEPVRQHYQEQHQNWVLVDGHKSKWWVWCKVLEEAQASARHIQGYLERRRQGQAACIDRLLVTPTELQARLGEFGQYCPVSLALRAELVDCSHSASLKLVAEFQGRYYKMASKDFLEKFLETPERFVTPGCPREIPPTHLLPKRLTALQLKTRFPQQAEMKGYCPVTYLDGQQRYEALVRGHPDYAAEYRERIYIFADEEKLQKFLRSPETYWDQKLPHKLPPIEAPITLTSLPMLGYLEQGVATAIIAAMTAVGCFKPKYPYLSAKRSALLYVAYHLKAFNPRNSDYIRQKYKKKLECFEDGCELISYLGSTMTQEYTQTQEQPIDFTHKLHRFLALKHVRVTAEGIV; this is encoded by the exons ATGTGTTCGTCCGTGCATGCGGATGGCCGAGATGCAGCACCGTTCACTGACGGCCTCATGGAGGACGAGGCCGAGCGAGATCTGCTTCGCTCCAAACCCGCCTGCTTCATCATTGTCGGTAACCCG GGAGTAGGAAAGTCTACTCTTGCCAGAAAAATAGCCCAGGTTTGGAACTGTGTTCTAATTGACG ACACGGAACTGCTTGCTTATCACATCAACAATTTTACCGAGCAAGGTTTAAAG TTTAGAGACATTCTCAATACCGGGGGCGTTATTCCAGAGGAAACAGTCTTTCAGCTGATTATGGAGAGGCTGACGTCACCGGAGGTGGAGCATCATG GCTATGTACTGAGCTGCTTACCTTCCATATCAGAAGACTATCTGAAAATACCAGAACAGATAGAGatgattaaaaatattaaattccCACCGGATTTTATCATAAACATTAAG TGTGCCGACAGGGACCTGATCCAGCGGCTCAGTGGCCTGCGCCAGCATCCAGAGACTGGAGCCATCTATCCCAGGGAGCAGTGGGATGTGGTCAAGAAGGAGATGGGCAGGAGACAAGAGAGGGATGAGATGGAAGACCTGggggaagaagaggaggaggaggacaatCTGGCAGAGAAGGATGGGGAAGAG ATGGAGAAACGAGACCTTCCTGAGGATGTAATTACACAGCTCGTTCAGCTGGTGGAAGATTTCCCAGAAGATGTTTACAAAAAAATCCGTCTATACAAAGACACTGTGCTAAGACCTTTAGAA gattACATGGTCAGCCATGATCCCCTCTACCTGTTTGAGCTCGATGGTAACGACAGTTCTGAGGACTTATTTCTG TCAGTGGTGTCACGCCTGGAGTCGATGGCGGCCAGGCGAGCGCCCGCACCCGTGCAGCTcctgcaggaggaggaggaggaggagatgcCGCAGACCGGCGTGGACACC GACAAGCTGCTGAGGGATCTGTCAGCCTGCAAACCCGTGGCCCCGGGGCTCCGGTGGAGGCGGAGCCGCTGGGGATGCTTCTGTCCCGTGGCCCTAAGGGAGGGCACAATCCTCCAGGGAAATCCCAAATTCGCCGTCGG GTTCCTGGATAAGATGTACGTACTGTCATCATCGGAGGCTCTGCAGAAGTTTCGGGTGAACCCCCGGCCCTACCTCCTCCCGCCGATGCCACGGCCGCCCTGCAAGGTGGCGGTGATAGGGCCCCCATCGGTGGGGAAAAGCACACTCTGCGGCCTGATAGCCAGCCACTATGGTGCCGCCGTGGTGGATGTGGAAGCTCTAGTGAGGCCCACGCTCACCCGGGCGCGGGACTCCATGCTGGAGAAGGTGCGGGCAGAGGCCACGCCCGTCGCCATCGAGAGGGTGAAGGCCAGACTGAAGACCGAAATCATCCACGTGACGG ATAAAGCGAGATGGAAGacagaggaagaggatgagTTGGATGAGAACGAGGCTGATCTTACTGAAAAGATGGACAGCTGTG GGGTGGAAGTGACGGAGCGACACCCGGAGGTGGAGGCCTTGGTGATGGAGGCTCTGAAGGAGGCAGAGCGGGATGCTAGTTCTCCTCGCTTGGACGTCTACGGGGAGATACTGACGGAGCACATAAAAGAG ATCCAGTCCACTAATTCAGAAGGGCAGATTAAAAAAGGATGGGTGCTGGATAACTATCCAAGGAACCAGAACCAGCTGGCGGCATTGCAGGACCTGGAGATCAGACCTGATACGATTATCTGCCTGGGAGACGGTTCAGAGGATG CGGGGACACTCCTGCGGAGGATCTACGAGGCCCACAGGGATGAGGTCGACGCCGCGATCCTGAGGAGGATGGAGGAGAAGCTGAGACTTGAGGAGCAGGAGGCCCAGGAGGCAAC GCAGCCCAGAGACGGGTCAGAGGAGGAGCTGCAGCTCACAGACAGTCACTCGGGGTTGGAGTCAGTTCCTGAGGAGTCTCAAG AGCTCAAGCTGCCACAGGTATGGGAGAACGATTACCCAGACAGCCCCGAGATGGACAATTTCAGAGTGGGGGTAAAGCAGTTCATGCTGGAATGGGCAGCAATGGAGTCGTCGGTCATGGGGAGCTGTGCTGTTCTGGACATCCGTGAGAAGACCCCGGAGGACTCGCTGAGGGAGGCAGTGGCCATTATGGAGA GGCCGTTCCAGTACGTGGCCTGGGAGGTGACGAGCGTGGACctggatgaggaggaagaggacgCCCAGGCCATGGCGGACACGAGGAAGGCGGATGTCCTGGAGGGGGAGCCAGAGACGGAG GAGGGTACCTCTTCCCCCAAGAGGATTATGGGAGACACCTTGCACTTCTGTCCAGTTGTCCTTAAAGAGAGAGGCACCCTCTTCCCATGTGCCGATGATTATGCTGTGAAGTACAGGGAGAAGACCTATTACTTTTCCAGCACAGATGCGAAAGACAAGTTTCTGCAAAGTCCTGAACTGTATGTCTCCCAACACCATCGTTTGCAG GCTCCGGCACTTAGGATATTCCTGCTTGGCGTCCGTGGCTCCGGCAAAACCAGCCAGACCAAGTGGCTAGCCAAGCGCCTCAGTATCTTCCACATTCGGTTCCGTGAACGGCTCCAGGAGCTGATTGTAGGCAAGACCGGGGAGAGGGTCCCCTATGCTGATGAGATGGAGCCAGCAGAGGAATGGGTGGCGGACCTCGAATTGGAGGCTGCGCAAGGAACTGGGGAGTTCCACGGTCAAGTGGAGAACAGCAAGAGCCATGCACAG GTTGTACTCACCGAAGAAGAGGAAGCCATCAGATGCTGCTTGTCTGACGGCGTGCCCTTACCTGCAGAGATACTGGACACGATTCTCCCTCAGTGGTGGGAGCAGGAGCCATACAA GTCGACGGGTTTCATTCTGGAGGGCTTTCCCCAAAGCCTAGAAGATGTGCAGTATCTCATGGACCGCTGCCTGCTCCCAGATGCCGCGGTAGTCATGGAGGTAGAGACAGCTGACGTACTGCGTCGACTCCTGCCCCAGAGGGTGGGCAggtggagggagaggaggaCGAGGAAGCTGGAGCAGCAAAGGAAGGTCACGGAGCTGAGGCTCAGGGCTCGG GAAGAGGCCATGGCGAGAAGACGCACAGAGATTATAGCAGAACGTGCGGCAGGACAGCTGGCAGCCAAA ATGGATGATGAAAACCACAGCGACGAGGACCTGGAAGAGGTGGAGGCTGATGAGGAGCTGGAGAGCAGGGTGGAGGCCATGCTGCTTGATGAGTTCCCCCCTGAGGAAGAGggtgaggatgaggaggaagagacaGAGGCCAGCACCAAGGAACGCCTGGAGATGGAGATAGGAGACTGCTTTGAGACGGACCACACTAACCTTCAGAAGATCATG gaagctttgacAGATGTCCAGATCCCACAGATTACGGTCAGGGCCGGCAGGACACCCCAGATGGTCCGCCGTCAGCTTCATGACAAGCTGGGGGCGCTGCTGGAGAAGCGCGAGGCGCTGTTTGAGATGTGCCAGCCACTGAGCTGCTCACTCGCTCATAGGATGCTTCGTTTGTCTTACAAGTTCTACAGCGGCTTTGGGTACTGGGACCCCGTCAAG TTGAGTGAAGGCGACTTGATCCAGCCTGCGCGGGGACCCTTGGACCCTAGCTTTCCTGTGCTCTTCCACCAGTTCATTTATTTCTTTGCCTCCAAAGAGACTCGTGGAAAATTTATGTTCAACCCCATTAAATACTTGAGGCAACCCAAGCCCAGGCCACCTCTGCCAATCAAAATGGCCATCACTGGCCCCCCAAAATCAGGAAAATCCACAG TGGCTAGGAAGTTTGCCAGTGAGTTTGGCATCCAGCGGCTGTCTATCGGAGATGCCATGAGATCCGTGCTGACCAAACGACGGCAGACGGAGCTTGCTGCCCACATGCTATCGTACCTGCACCAGGGCCTTGCCGTGCCTGACAAACTGGCCATCCAGTGCCTGGAGGTGGCCCTCATGAACCTCGTCTGCAGCACCAGGGG GTTTATCCTCGATGGCTTCCCCGTGACAAAGGGACAGGCCGACCTCATGGAGAGCCGAGGCATCGTCCCATACAGGGTGGCTGAGCTGCAGGTGGACGCCCAAGAGTCTCTGCGGAGGGGCCTTGTGGACCAGGGGAAAACACCAAG GCCCTCCGTGATGCACGACAGCCCCCAGGCCCTCAGTGTCCGCAGCTCCTGCTTCAGGCGAGAGGTGGAGCCGGTCAGACAGCACTACCAGGAGCAGCACCAGAACTGGGTGCTCGTGGATGGGCACAAGAGCAAGTGGTGGGTGTGGTGCAAAGTCCTGGAGGAGGCGCAAGCGAGCGCGAGGCACATCCAGGGCTACCTGGAGAGGAGGCGGCAAG GCCAGGCAGCCTGCATCGACCGGCTACTCGTAACCCCCACGGAGCTGCAGGCCAGGCTAGGGGAGTTCGGCCAGTACTGCCCGGTCAGCCTGGCCCTCCGCGCCGAGCTGGTAGACTGCTCCCACTCAGCCTCCCTGAAGCTGGTGGCCGAGTTCCAGGGGCGCTACTACAAAATGGCCTCCAAGGATTTCCTGGAG AAATTCCTTGAGACACCAGAGCGGTTCGTGACTCCAGGATGCCCTCGAGAGATTCCTCCCACTCACCTGCTGCCGAAGCGACTGACAGCGTTGCAACTTAAAACCAGATTCCCCCAGCAGGCAGAGATGAAGGGCTACTGCCCTGTCACCTACTTGGATGGACAGCAGAG GTACGAGGCACTAGTGCGAGGACACCCAGACTATGCTGCTGAATATAGGGAAAGGATCTATATTTTTGCAGATGAGGAAAAATTACAGAAATTTTTACG ATCACCTGAGACCTACTGGGACCAGAAGCTTCCACACAAACTTCCACCCATTGAAGCACCAATAACTCTCACCTCCCTCCCAATGCTGGGTTACTTGGAACAG GGTGTCGCTACTGCAATAATAGCAGCAATGACTGCTGTTGGGTGTTTTAAACCGAAGTATCCTTATCTGAGTGCCAAAAGATCAGCTCTGCTCTACGTGGCGTATCACCTGAAAG CCTTCAATCCCAGGAACTCTGACTACATTCGCCAGAAGTACaaaaagaaactggagtgcTTTGAAGACGGCTGTGAGCTTATATCATACCTTGGATCAACCATGACACAAGAATACACGCAGACCCAGGAGCAGCCTATCGACTTTACCCACAAGCTTCACCGCTTCCTGGCACTGAAGCACGTCAGAGTCACAGCCGAGGGCATTGTGTAG
- the ak9 gene encoding adenylate kinase 9 isoform X2 — translation MVSHDPLYLFELDGNDSSEDLFLSVVSRLESMAARRAPAPVQLLQEEEEEEMPQTGVDTDKLLRDLSACKPVAPGLRWRRSRWGCFCPVALREGTILQGNPKFAVGFLDKMYVLSSSEALQKFRVNPRPYLLPPMPRPPCKVAVIGPPSVGKSTLCGLIASHYGAAVVDVEALVRPTLTRARDSMLEKVRAEATPVAIERVKARLKTEIIHVTDKARWKTEEEDELDENEADLTEKMDSCGVEVTERHPEVEALVMEALKEAERDASSPRLDVYGEILTEHIKEIQSTNSEGQIKKGWVLDNYPRNQNQLAALQDLEIRPDTIICLGDGSEDAGTLLRRIYEAHRDEVDAAILRRMEEKLRLEEQEAQEATQPRDGSEEELQLTDSHSGLESVPEESQELKLPQVWENDYPDSPEMDNFRVGVKQFMLEWAAMESSVMGSCAVLDIREKTPEDSLREAVAIMERPFQYVAWEVTSVDLDEEEEDAQAMADTRKADVLEGEPETEEGTSSPKRIMGDTLHFCPVVLKERGTLFPCADDYAVKYREKTYYFSSTDAKDKFLQSPELYVSQHHRLQAPALRIFLLGVRGSGKTSQTKWLAKRLSIFHIRFRERLQELIVGKTGERVPYADEMEPAEEWVADLELEAAQGTGEFHGQVENSKSHAQVVLTEEEEAIRCCLSDGVPLPAEILDTILPQWWEQEPYKSTGFILEGFPQSLEDVQYLMDRCLLPDAAVVMEVETADVLRRLLPQRVGRWRERRTRKLEQQRKVTELRLRAREEAMARRRTEIIAERAAGQLAAKMDDENHSDEDLEEVEADEELESRVEAMLLDEFPPEEEGEDEEEETEASTKERLEMEIGDCFETDHTNLQKIMEALTDVQIPQITVRAGRTPQMVRRQLHDKLGALLEKREALFEMCQPLSCSLAHRMLRLSYKFYSGFGYWDPVKLSEGDLIQPARGPLDPSFPVLFHQFIYFFASKETRGKFMFNPIKYLRQPKPRPPLPIKMAITGPPKSGKSTVARKFASEFGIQRLSIGDAMRSVLTKRRQTELAAHMLSYLHQGLAVPDKLAIQCLEVALMNLVCSTRGFILDGFPVTKGQADLMESRGIVPYRVAELQVDAQESLRRGLVDQGKTPRPSVMHDSPQALSVRSSCFRREVEPVRQHYQEQHQNWVLVDGHKSKWWVWCKVLEEAQASARHIQGYLERRRQGQAACIDRLLVTPTELQARLGEFGQYCPVSLALRAELVDCSHSASLKLVAEFQGRYYKMASKDFLEKFLETPERFVTPGCPREIPPTHLLPKRLTALQLKTRFPQQAEMKGYCPVTYLDGQQRYEALVRGHPDYAAEYRERIYIFADEEKLQKFLRSPETYWDQKLPHKLPPIEAPITLTSLPMLGYLEQGVATAIIAAMTAVGCFKPKYPYLSAKRSALLYVAYHLKAFNPRNSDYIRQKYKKKLECFEDGCELISYLGSTMTQEYTQTQEQPIDFTHKLHRFLALKHVRVTAEGIV, via the exons ATGGTCAGCCATGATCCCCTCTACCTGTTTGAGCTCGATGGTAACGACAGTTCTGAGGACTTATTTCTG TCAGTGGTGTCACGCCTGGAGTCGATGGCGGCCAGGCGAGCGCCCGCACCCGTGCAGCTcctgcaggaggaggaggaggaggagatgcCGCAGACCGGCGTGGACACC GACAAGCTGCTGAGGGATCTGTCAGCCTGCAAACCCGTGGCCCCGGGGCTCCGGTGGAGGCGGAGCCGCTGGGGATGCTTCTGTCCCGTGGCCCTAAGGGAGGGCACAATCCTCCAGGGAAATCCCAAATTCGCCGTCGG GTTCCTGGATAAGATGTACGTACTGTCATCATCGGAGGCTCTGCAGAAGTTTCGGGTGAACCCCCGGCCCTACCTCCTCCCGCCGATGCCACGGCCGCCCTGCAAGGTGGCGGTGATAGGGCCCCCATCGGTGGGGAAAAGCACACTCTGCGGCCTGATAGCCAGCCACTATGGTGCCGCCGTGGTGGATGTGGAAGCTCTAGTGAGGCCCACGCTCACCCGGGCGCGGGACTCCATGCTGGAGAAGGTGCGGGCAGAGGCCACGCCCGTCGCCATCGAGAGGGTGAAGGCCAGACTGAAGACCGAAATCATCCACGTGACGG ATAAAGCGAGATGGAAGacagaggaagaggatgagTTGGATGAGAACGAGGCTGATCTTACTGAAAAGATGGACAGCTGTG GGGTGGAAGTGACGGAGCGACACCCGGAGGTGGAGGCCTTGGTGATGGAGGCTCTGAAGGAGGCAGAGCGGGATGCTAGTTCTCCTCGCTTGGACGTCTACGGGGAGATACTGACGGAGCACATAAAAGAG ATCCAGTCCACTAATTCAGAAGGGCAGATTAAAAAAGGATGGGTGCTGGATAACTATCCAAGGAACCAGAACCAGCTGGCGGCATTGCAGGACCTGGAGATCAGACCTGATACGATTATCTGCCTGGGAGACGGTTCAGAGGATG CGGGGACACTCCTGCGGAGGATCTACGAGGCCCACAGGGATGAGGTCGACGCCGCGATCCTGAGGAGGATGGAGGAGAAGCTGAGACTTGAGGAGCAGGAGGCCCAGGAGGCAAC GCAGCCCAGAGACGGGTCAGAGGAGGAGCTGCAGCTCACAGACAGTCACTCGGGGTTGGAGTCAGTTCCTGAGGAGTCTCAAG AGCTCAAGCTGCCACAGGTATGGGAGAACGATTACCCAGACAGCCCCGAGATGGACAATTTCAGAGTGGGGGTAAAGCAGTTCATGCTGGAATGGGCAGCAATGGAGTCGTCGGTCATGGGGAGCTGTGCTGTTCTGGACATCCGTGAGAAGACCCCGGAGGACTCGCTGAGGGAGGCAGTGGCCATTATGGAGA GGCCGTTCCAGTACGTGGCCTGGGAGGTGACGAGCGTGGACctggatgaggaggaagaggacgCCCAGGCCATGGCGGACACGAGGAAGGCGGATGTCCTGGAGGGGGAGCCAGAGACGGAG GAGGGTACCTCTTCCCCCAAGAGGATTATGGGAGACACCTTGCACTTCTGTCCAGTTGTCCTTAAAGAGAGAGGCACCCTCTTCCCATGTGCCGATGATTATGCTGTGAAGTACAGGGAGAAGACCTATTACTTTTCCAGCACAGATGCGAAAGACAAGTTTCTGCAAAGTCCTGAACTGTATGTCTCCCAACACCATCGTTTGCAG GCTCCGGCACTTAGGATATTCCTGCTTGGCGTCCGTGGCTCCGGCAAAACCAGCCAGACCAAGTGGCTAGCCAAGCGCCTCAGTATCTTCCACATTCGGTTCCGTGAACGGCTCCAGGAGCTGATTGTAGGCAAGACCGGGGAGAGGGTCCCCTATGCTGATGAGATGGAGCCAGCAGAGGAATGGGTGGCGGACCTCGAATTGGAGGCTGCGCAAGGAACTGGGGAGTTCCACGGTCAAGTGGAGAACAGCAAGAGCCATGCACAG GTTGTACTCACCGAAGAAGAGGAAGCCATCAGATGCTGCTTGTCTGACGGCGTGCCCTTACCTGCAGAGATACTGGACACGATTCTCCCTCAGTGGTGGGAGCAGGAGCCATACAA GTCGACGGGTTTCATTCTGGAGGGCTTTCCCCAAAGCCTAGAAGATGTGCAGTATCTCATGGACCGCTGCCTGCTCCCAGATGCCGCGGTAGTCATGGAGGTAGAGACAGCTGACGTACTGCGTCGACTCCTGCCCCAGAGGGTGGGCAggtggagggagaggaggaCGAGGAAGCTGGAGCAGCAAAGGAAGGTCACGGAGCTGAGGCTCAGGGCTCGG GAAGAGGCCATGGCGAGAAGACGCACAGAGATTATAGCAGAACGTGCGGCAGGACAGCTGGCAGCCAAA ATGGATGATGAAAACCACAGCGACGAGGACCTGGAAGAGGTGGAGGCTGATGAGGAGCTGGAGAGCAGGGTGGAGGCCATGCTGCTTGATGAGTTCCCCCCTGAGGAAGAGggtgaggatgaggaggaagagacaGAGGCCAGCACCAAGGAACGCCTGGAGATGGAGATAGGAGACTGCTTTGAGACGGACCACACTAACCTTCAGAAGATCATG gaagctttgacAGATGTCCAGATCCCACAGATTACGGTCAGGGCCGGCAGGACACCCCAGATGGTCCGCCGTCAGCTTCATGACAAGCTGGGGGCGCTGCTGGAGAAGCGCGAGGCGCTGTTTGAGATGTGCCAGCCACTGAGCTGCTCACTCGCTCATAGGATGCTTCGTTTGTCTTACAAGTTCTACAGCGGCTTTGGGTACTGGGACCCCGTCAAG TTGAGTGAAGGCGACTTGATCCAGCCTGCGCGGGGACCCTTGGACCCTAGCTTTCCTGTGCTCTTCCACCAGTTCATTTATTTCTTTGCCTCCAAAGAGACTCGTGGAAAATTTATGTTCAACCCCATTAAATACTTGAGGCAACCCAAGCCCAGGCCACCTCTGCCAATCAAAATGGCCATCACTGGCCCCCCAAAATCAGGAAAATCCACAG TGGCTAGGAAGTTTGCCAGTGAGTTTGGCATCCAGCGGCTGTCTATCGGAGATGCCATGAGATCCGTGCTGACCAAACGACGGCAGACGGAGCTTGCTGCCCACATGCTATCGTACCTGCACCAGGGCCTTGCCGTGCCTGACAAACTGGCCATCCAGTGCCTGGAGGTGGCCCTCATGAACCTCGTCTGCAGCACCAGGGG GTTTATCCTCGATGGCTTCCCCGTGACAAAGGGACAGGCCGACCTCATGGAGAGCCGAGGCATCGTCCCATACAGGGTGGCTGAGCTGCAGGTGGACGCCCAAGAGTCTCTGCGGAGGGGCCTTGTGGACCAGGGGAAAACACCAAG GCCCTCCGTGATGCACGACAGCCCCCAGGCCCTCAGTGTCCGCAGCTCCTGCTTCAGGCGAGAGGTGGAGCCGGTCAGACAGCACTACCAGGAGCAGCACCAGAACTGGGTGCTCGTGGATGGGCACAAGAGCAAGTGGTGGGTGTGGTGCAAAGTCCTGGAGGAGGCGCAAGCGAGCGCGAGGCACATCCAGGGCTACCTGGAGAGGAGGCGGCAAG GCCAGGCAGCCTGCATCGACCGGCTACTCGTAACCCCCACGGAGCTGCAGGCCAGGCTAGGGGAGTTCGGCCAGTACTGCCCGGTCAGCCTGGCCCTCCGCGCCGAGCTGGTAGACTGCTCCCACTCAGCCTCCCTGAAGCTGGTGGCCGAGTTCCAGGGGCGCTACTACAAAATGGCCTCCAAGGATTTCCTGGAG AAATTCCTTGAGACACCAGAGCGGTTCGTGACTCCAGGATGCCCTCGAGAGATTCCTCCCACTCACCTGCTGCCGAAGCGACTGACAGCGTTGCAACTTAAAACCAGATTCCCCCAGCAGGCAGAGATGAAGGGCTACTGCCCTGTCACCTACTTGGATGGACAGCAGAG GTACGAGGCACTAGTGCGAGGACACCCAGACTATGCTGCTGAATATAGGGAAAGGATCTATATTTTTGCAGATGAGGAAAAATTACAGAAATTTTTACG ATCACCTGAGACCTACTGGGACCAGAAGCTTCCACACAAACTTCCACCCATTGAAGCACCAATAACTCTCACCTCCCTCCCAATGCTGGGTTACTTGGAACAG GGTGTCGCTACTGCAATAATAGCAGCAATGACTGCTGTTGGGTGTTTTAAACCGAAGTATCCTTATCTGAGTGCCAAAAGATCAGCTCTGCTCTACGTGGCGTATCACCTGAAAG CCTTCAATCCCAGGAACTCTGACTACATTCGCCAGAAGTACaaaaagaaactggagtgcTTTGAAGACGGCTGTGAGCTTATATCATACCTTGGATCAACCATGACACAAGAATACACGCAGACCCAGGAGCAGCCTATCGACTTTACCCACAAGCTTCACCGCTTCCTGGCACTGAAGCACGTCAGAGTCACAGCCGAGGGCATTGTGTAG